A stretch of Mesorhizobium sp. M2A.F.Ca.ET.046.03.2.1 DNA encodes these proteins:
- the mgtE gene encoding magnesium transporter: MREALVEGQDRQTTDVAPAEEHHADIYGEDGAVRASFLAQIGAAIADRDTITLKREVDDLHQSELGDVLEALHPEQRRALVELLGSDFDFSALTEVDEAIRLDIVDNLPNAQIAQAVQELDSDDAVYILEDLEKEDQDEILSQLPFTERIRLRRALDYPEETAGRRMQTEFVAVPPFWTIGQTIDYMREDKNLPERFSQIFVIDPSFKLLGAIDLDQILRTRRAVKVEEVMHETLHAIPATMDQEEAAREFEQYNLLSAAVVDENGRLVGVLTIDDVVDVIQEEAEEDLLRMGGVGDEELSDTVLATSRSRVPWLLVNLLTAFLAASVIGLFDRTIEHIVALAVLMPIVAGMGGNAGSQTMTVTVRALATRDLDIYNSARIIRRELGVGFINGVVFAVLIGMVAGFWFRDPNLGGIIAAAMIINMFAAALAGILIPLVLDRFKIDPAVASAVFVTTVTDCVGFFAFLGLATWWFRVP; encoded by the coding sequence ATGCGGGAGGCGCTGGTGGAAGGCCAGGACAGACAGACGACCGACGTCGCGCCCGCCGAGGAGCATCACGCCGACATCTATGGCGAGGACGGTGCCGTGCGCGCCTCCTTCCTTGCCCAGATCGGCGCGGCGATCGCCGACCGCGACACGATCACCCTCAAGCGCGAAGTCGACGACCTGCACCAGTCGGAACTCGGTGACGTGCTGGAGGCGCTTCATCCCGAACAGCGCCGCGCGCTGGTCGAGTTGCTTGGCTCCGATTTCGACTTCTCCGCGCTGACCGAGGTCGACGAGGCGATCCGCCTCGACATCGTCGACAATTTGCCCAACGCGCAGATCGCGCAGGCGGTGCAGGAGCTCGATTCCGATGACGCCGTCTACATTCTCGAGGACCTCGAGAAGGAAGACCAGGACGAGATCCTGTCGCAGCTGCCCTTCACCGAGCGCATCAGGCTGCGCCGCGCGCTCGACTATCCGGAAGAGACGGCCGGCCGGCGCATGCAGACCGAGTTCGTCGCCGTGCCGCCGTTCTGGACGATCGGCCAGACCATCGACTACATGCGCGAGGACAAGAACCTGCCCGAGCGCTTCAGCCAGATCTTCGTCATCGATCCGAGCTTCAAGCTGCTCGGCGCCATCGACCTCGATCAGATCCTGCGCACCAGGCGCGCGGTCAAGGTCGAGGAGGTCATGCATGAGACGCTGCACGCGATCCCGGCCACGATGGACCAGGAAGAGGCGGCCCGCGAGTTCGAGCAATATAATTTGCTCTCCGCCGCCGTGGTCGACGAGAACGGGCGGCTGGTCGGCGTGCTCACCATCGACGACGTGGTCGACGTCATCCAGGAGGAGGCGGAAGAAGACCTTCTGCGCATGGGCGGCGTCGGCGACGAAGAACTGTCCGACACCGTGCTCGCTACCTCGCGCTCGCGCGTGCCCTGGCTGCTGGTCAATCTGCTGACCGCCTTCCTCGCCGCGTCGGTGATCGGCCTGTTCGACCGCACGATCGAGCATATCGTGGCGCTTGCCGTGCTAATGCCGATCGTCGCCGGCATGGGCGGCAATGCCGGCTCGCAGACCATGACCGTCACCGTGCGGGCGCTGGCGACCAGGGACCTCGATATCTACAATTCCGCGCGCATCATTCGCCGCGAGCTCGGCGTCGGTTTCATCAACGGCGTGGTGTTCGCGGTGCTGATCGGCATGGTCGCCGGATTCTGGTTCCGCGACCCCAATCTGGGCGGCATCATCGCGGCGGCGATGATCATCAACATGTTCGCCGCGGCACTTGCGGGCATCCTGATCCCGCTGGTGCTTGATCGTTTCAAGATCGATCCGGCGGTTGCCTCGGCCGTCTTCGTCACCACCGTCACCGACTGTGTCGGCTTCTTCGCCTTTCTGGGGTTGGCGACGTGGTGGTTTAGAGTGCCCTAG
- a CDS encoding MerR family DNA-binding transcriptional regulator, which yields MREYYTITELTREFDVSTRTLRFYEDEGLVQPVRRGRTRLFRPSDRHLIRQIMRGKRLGFSINEIREIIQMYKEPPGEVGQLKLMIRRIEEKREDLRQKRRDLEETLAELDQAEESCVERLAELGVNT from the coding sequence ATGCGGGAATATTACACGATCACCGAGCTGACACGGGAGTTCGACGTGTCGACGCGGACGTTGCGTTTTTACGAGGACGAAGGGCTGGTGCAGCCGGTGAGACGCGGCCGCACGCGGCTATTCCGGCCGTCCGACCGGCATCTCATCCGTCAGATCATGCGGGGAAAAAGGCTCGGCTTCTCGATCAACGAGATCCGCGAGATCATCCAGATGTACAAGGAGCCGCCCGGCGAGGTCGGCCAGCTAAAGCTGATGATCCGGCGTATCGAGGAAAAGCGCGAGGATCTGCGCCAGAAGCGGCGCGACCTGGAAGAGACGTTGGCCGAGCTCGACCAGGCCGAGGAATCCTGCGTGGAGCGGCTGGCTGAACTGGGTGTGAATACGTAG
- a CDS encoding isoprenylcysteine carboxylmethyltransferase family protein, which yields MTGIAKPRHGIIPWPPIIYVVAIAASVVLGMLYPLPWIGDIFGDLLFGVGWVALFGVAMLWITAIRAMFKARTTLDPNAEPDHLVTSGPFGITRNPMYLANTLLLIGVAFITGIAWFLIFAFLAAFATQKLAIEKEEKILAAKFGKKYRDYAKRVRRWI from the coding sequence ATGACGGGCATCGCAAAGCCCAGACACGGGATCATTCCCTGGCCGCCGATAATCTATGTCGTGGCGATCGCAGCGAGCGTCGTCCTCGGCATGCTCTATCCGCTGCCCTGGATCGGCGACATTTTTGGCGATCTCCTGTTCGGCGTCGGCTGGGTGGCACTGTTCGGCGTCGCCATGCTCTGGATCACGGCCATCCGCGCCATGTTCAAGGCCAGGACGACGCTCGACCCCAATGCCGAGCCCGACCACCTGGTGACGTCGGGTCCTTTCGGCATTACCCGCAACCCGATGTATCTCGCCAACACGCTGCTCTTGATCGGCGTCGCCTTCATCACCGGCATCGCCTGGTTCCTGATCTTCGCCTTCCTCGCCGCCTTCGCGACGCAGAAGCTGGCGATCGAGAAGGAGGAAAAGATCCTGGCGGCGAAGTTCGGCAAGAAATATCGGGACTATGCCAAGCGGGTCCGGCGCTGGATTTGA
- a CDS encoding DUF1624 domain-containing protein — MSLQTTSEPVQDATKQGRIAAFDILRGVALIAMASYHFTWDLENFGYTAPALTAFGWWKFYARCIASTFLFLVGVSLFLAHGRQIRWPGFWKRFAMVAVAAIAISAVTYFVTPDGFIFFGILHEIALASLLGLAFLRLPWLLTAIVAAAVIAAPYYLRSEFFDHPALWWVGLSATNPRSNDYVPLFPWFGAVLAGIAAVELASVTGLLARLGTWIPGRWSNPLTFIGRHSLAFYLIHQPLLFGSVWLFSQVMPAAPQDKEAGFLPACQAQCEQQRDSKFCTSYCGCMLDTLKGEGSLDKLYANDQSSVWKSHLSDLAETCTAATEDQMQGGQQ; from the coding sequence ATGAGCCTTCAAACGACCAGCGAACCCGTTCAGGACGCGACCAAGCAGGGCCGTATCGCCGCCTTCGACATCCTGCGCGGCGTCGCGCTGATCGCGATGGCGAGCTACCACTTCACCTGGGATCTTGAGAATTTCGGCTATACCGCGCCCGCTTTGACCGCATTCGGCTGGTGGAAATTCTATGCGCGCTGCATCGCCTCGACCTTCCTGTTCCTGGTCGGCGTCAGTCTCTTCCTCGCCCATGGCCGCCAGATCCGCTGGCCAGGCTTCTGGAAGCGCTTCGCCATGGTCGCCGTGGCGGCGATCGCCATTTCGGCAGTCACTTATTTCGTCACGCCGGACGGTTTCATCTTCTTCGGCATCCTGCACGAGATCGCGCTCGCAAGCCTGCTCGGCCTCGCCTTTCTCAGGCTGCCCTGGCTGCTGACGGCAATCGTCGCTGCCGCTGTCATCGCAGCTCCCTACTATCTGCGGTCGGAATTCTTCGATCATCCGGCGCTGTGGTGGGTCGGCCTCTCCGCCACAAACCCGCGTTCCAACGACTATGTGCCGCTCTTTCCCTGGTTCGGCGCAGTGCTTGCCGGCATCGCCGCGGTCGAGCTGGCTTCCGTCACAGGCCTGCTTGCCCGGCTGGGGACATGGATACCGGGCCGCTGGTCGAACCCGCTGACCTTCATCGGCCGCCACAGCCTCGCCTTCTACCTCATCCATCAGCCGCTTCTGTTCGGCTCGGTCTGGCTGTTCTCGCAAGTCATGCCCGCCGCCCCCCAGGACAAGGAGGCCGGTTTCCTGCCGGCTTGCCAGGCGCAGTGCGAACAGCAGCGCGACAGCAAGTTCTGTACGAGCTATTGTGGCTGCATGCTGGACACGCTGAAGGGCGAAGGGTCTCTCGACAAGCTCTACGCCAACGACCAGTCCAGCGTCTGGAAATCGCACCTGTCCGATCTTGCGGAAACCTGCACCGCCGCGACCGAGGACCAGATGCAGGGAGGGCAGCAATGA
- a CDS encoding MFS transporter: MSTHVRHPIWLPALRPADARTFASLYAMESFARATISSVIPIQAYEILHNERIVSILYTIVSLMGLSVTLFMPMLIRRFARRWVYTAGCVLLSIGSAFFVTHTLPGQLAGMLCRVMGASALSITLNLYIMDHIRKTDFMQAESLRMAWSMFAWTGGPTLGIFLYTHFGIYAAHGAVVVFAFALLCLFWFYRLSDNQSIRPGKSRPGNPLANIGRFVKQPRLWLAWLIAFGRSCFWTTFFVYGPLFMVITGEGKLAGGLLVSAGNALLFMAIFWGRAGRRFGGRRVMTFAYFAMAAMLFAAGGIGEAAPLLTAALLLFGALFTIALDALGSTAFMRSVRSYEKAQMAAVYRTYLDFSELTPPLVYSVVLTFFGLGSVFVTLGILAAFCGFVTWRYLPKAF; the protein is encoded by the coding sequence ATGTCCACCCATGTGCGCCATCCGATCTGGCTTCCGGCCCTGCGGCCGGCGGATGCGCGCACCTTCGCCTCGCTCTATGCGATGGAATCCTTCGCCCGCGCCACGATCTCCAGCGTGATCCCGATCCAAGCCTACGAGATCCTGCACAATGAGCGGATCGTCTCGATCCTCTACACCATCGTGTCGCTGATGGGCCTTTCGGTGACGCTGTTCATGCCGATGCTGATCCGCCGCTTCGCGCGGCGATGGGTCTACACGGCCGGCTGCGTGCTGCTGTCGATCGGCTCCGCCTTCTTCGTCACCCACACGCTGCCCGGACAGCTCGCCGGCATGCTCTGCCGCGTCATGGGGGCGAGCGCGCTGTCGATCACGCTCAACCTCTACATCATGGACCACATCCGCAAGACCGACTTCATGCAGGCGGAATCGCTGCGCATGGCCTGGTCGATGTTTGCCTGGACTGGCGGGCCGACGCTCGGCATCTTCCTTTACACGCATTTCGGCATCTATGCCGCGCATGGCGCGGTCGTGGTCTTTGCCTTCGCGCTGCTTTGCCTGTTCTGGTTCTACCGGTTGAGCGACAACCAGTCGATCCGGCCCGGCAAGTCGCGTCCCGGCAATCCGCTCGCCAATATCGGCCGCTTCGTGAAGCAGCCGAGGCTCTGGCTTGCATGGCTGATCGCCTTCGGCCGCTCCTGCTTCTGGACGACGTTCTTCGTCTACGGCCCGCTGTTCATGGTGATCACCGGCGAGGGCAAGCTTGCCGGGGGCCTGCTGGTTTCAGCCGGCAATGCGCTTCTGTTCATGGCGATCTTCTGGGGCAGGGCCGGCAGGCGTTTCGGCGGGCGCCGGGTCATGACCTTCGCCTATTTCGCCATGGCGGCCATGCTGTTCGCGGCAGGCGGTATCGGCGAGGCCGCTCCGCTGCTCACGGCCGCGCTGCTGCTCTTCGGCGCGCTCTTCACCATCGCCCTCGACGCGCTCGGCTCAACCGCCTTCATGCGCTCGGTTCGTTCGTACGAGAAGGCGCAGATGGCGGCGGTCTACCGCACCTATCTCGATTTCTCCGAGCTGACGCCGCCGCTCGTCTATTCGGTGGTGCTCACCTTCTTCGGCCTGGGATCGGTGTTCGTCACGCTCGGCATCCTGGCGGCCTTCTGCGGCTTCGTCACCTGGCGCTATCTGCCAAAGGCGTTTTGA
- a CDS encoding aromatic ring-hydroxylating dioxygenase subunit alpha yields MQPNPSERDPYNGLTSLQPTLPSAAYWDADAYRCDLDAIWYRNWLMVCREADLAEPLAFRTVRIGSQEILVLRDETGALRAFHNTCRHRGSQLCQDSAGRLKARLLTCPYHAWSYSLRGDLVRVPSKSLPEGFDKADYPLYRVALSLWRGFVFINLAKEPEGSAESSFDRASGDLSNWPLETLITGHRLTKVMNCNWKIFWENFNECLHCPGVHKDLSRLVPIYGRGLMARHDDPEWARHADNDDPEFSGRLRAGAETWSRDGHVHGPVFPSLTPAERAAGQIYATSLPSMFIVAHVDYMRTVRLAPLGPEQTELTAEWLFAPEALGKTDIDNIVAFGTQVLEEDAAICEVNQKGLRSIRHEVGVLMPEEYELHRFHNWVRGCHAAFKTPLADSAR; encoded by the coding sequence ATGCAGCCCAATCCGAGCGAACGCGATCCTTACAACGGCCTGACCAGCCTCCAGCCGACCTTGCCGTCGGCGGCCTATTGGGATGCCGACGCCTACCGGTGCGATCTGGACGCCATCTGGTACCGAAACTGGCTGATGGTCTGCCGAGAGGCCGATCTCGCCGAGCCGCTTGCCTTCCGAACGGTCCGCATCGGCAGCCAGGAAATCTTAGTTCTGCGCGACGAGACCGGGGCCTTGCGCGCCTTCCACAACACCTGCCGGCATCGCGGCTCGCAGCTTTGCCAGGACAGCGCCGGGCGGCTGAAGGCCAGGCTGCTGACCTGCCCCTACCACGCATGGTCCTATTCGCTGCGCGGCGATCTCGTGCGCGTGCCGTCGAAATCGCTGCCCGAGGGCTTCGACAAGGCCGACTATCCGCTCTATCGCGTGGCGCTCTCGCTCTGGCGCGGCTTCGTCTTCATCAACCTCGCCAAGGAGCCCGAAGGCTCGGCGGAAAGCTCGTTCGATCGCGCCTCCGGCGATCTTTCCAATTGGCCGCTGGAAACGCTCATCACCGGCCACCGGCTCACCAAGGTGATGAATTGCAACTGGAAGATCTTCTGGGAGAACTTCAACGAGTGCCTGCACTGCCCGGGCGTGCACAAGGATCTGTCGCGGCTGGTGCCGATCTACGGCCGCGGCCTGATGGCAAGGCATGACGATCCCGAATGGGCGCGCCACGCCGACAATGACGATCCGGAATTTTCCGGCCGCCTGCGCGCCGGCGCCGAAACCTGGTCGCGCGACGGCCACGTCCATGGCCCGGTCTTCCCGAGCCTGACCCCGGCCGAACGCGCCGCGGGCCAGATCTATGCGACCTCATTGCCCTCGATGTTCATCGTCGCACATGTCGACTACATGCGCACCGTGCGGCTCGCCCCGCTCGGCCCAGAGCAGACCGAGCTCACCGCGGAATGGCTGTTCGCGCCGGAAGCGCTGGGAAAGACCGATATCGACAACATCGTCGCCTTCGGCACGCAGGTGCTGGAGGAAGACGCCGCGATCTGCGAGGTCAACCAGAAAGGCCTGCGCTCGATACGCCACGAAGTCGGCGTGCTGATGCCGGAAGAATACGAGCTGCACCGCTTCCACAACTGGGTACGCGGCTGTCACGCGGCGTTCAAAACGCCTTTGGCAGATAGCGCCAGGTGA
- a CDS encoding gamma-glutamylcyclotransferase produces the protein MLPRTMSLTEELVARCFRVVEDSGPDPDAEHLDDADYDAMVRMLEAQLPADEPLWLFGYGSLIWKPEIEHVEERVALLRGWHRSFCMKMTRWRGTKESPGLMMALDRGGQCKGVAFRLGDGDRREQLDRLLRREATLKPTSYHPRLINMTSDAGPLRALAFVINRQGTTYAGPLTEEDVVERLATSCGHWGSGADYLYNTVRNLELRGIHDAHLWRLQQLVAARIAAS, from the coding sequence ATGCTGCCAAGAACCATGTCGCTTACCGAGGAACTGGTCGCCCGCTGCTTTCGCGTTGTCGAGGACAGCGGGCCCGATCCTGACGCCGAGCATCTGGATGACGCGGACTATGACGCAATGGTGCGCATGCTGGAGGCTCAGCTTCCCGCCGACGAACCGCTTTGGCTGTTTGGCTACGGCTCCCTGATCTGGAAACCCGAGATCGAGCATGTCGAGGAGCGGGTGGCCCTGCTGCGCGGCTGGCACAGGTCCTTCTGCATGAAGATGACGCGTTGGCGCGGCACCAAGGAAAGCCCGGGCCTGATGATGGCGCTGGACCGTGGCGGACAATGCAAGGGCGTCGCCTTTCGGCTCGGCGATGGCGACCGGCGCGAGCAACTCGACAGGCTGCTGCGGCGAGAGGCGACGCTGAAGCCGACCAGCTATCATCCGCGCTTGATCAATATGACGAGCGATGCCGGTCCGTTGCGGGCGCTGGCCTTCGTTATCAACCGGCAGGGTACTACCTATGCCGGCCCGCTCACCGAGGAGGATGTTGTCGAGAGGCTCGCGACGTCCTGCGGCCACTGGGGCTCGGGCGCCGACTATCTTTACAACACCGTGAGGAATCTCGAGCTGCGCGGCATCCACGACGCTCATTTGTGGCGGCTGCAGCAGCTGGTCGCGGCGCGGATCGCCGCTTCTTAG
- the cobU gene encoding bifunctional adenosylcobinamide kinase/adenosylcobinamide-phosphate guanylyltransferase, translating to MTGATAASGNKASDRKLTLVLGGARSGKSSHAESLTIAHPSPWAYIATAQACDEEMRERIALHRSRRGEGWVTVDAPLDLVGAIEALPDHQSVLIDCLTLWLTNHMLAEHDVEAECRQLADVLSRPRGPWFVVSNEVGLGIVPDNALARRFRDAAGRLNQQVAAVADNVLMMVAGLPLKVK from the coding sequence ATGACCGGCGCGACAGCCGCGAGCGGCAACAAAGCTTCCGATCGCAAATTAACTTTGGTCCTGGGCGGTGCGCGCTCGGGCAAGAGTTCGCATGCCGAGAGCCTCACGATCGCCCATCCGTCGCCGTGGGCCTACATCGCCACGGCGCAGGCCTGTGACGAAGAGATGCGTGAGCGCATCGCGCTGCATCGGTCGCGGCGTGGCGAGGGCTGGGTCACCGTCGATGCGCCGCTCGACCTGGTGGGCGCGATCGAAGCCTTGCCGGATCACCAGTCGGTTCTGATCGATTGCCTGACTTTGTGGCTCACCAATCACATGCTGGCCGAACATGATGTCGAGGCCGAATGCCGGCAGCTGGCGGATGTGCTGTCGCGGCCGCGCGGGCCTTGGTTCGTGGTTTCCAACGAAGTCGGGCTCGGCATCGTGCCCGACAATGCACTGGCGCGCCGTTTCCGCGATGCTGCCGGACGGCTCAACCAGCAGGTCGCGGCGGTGGCCGACAATGTGCTGATGATGGTGGCGGGGCTGCCGCTCAAGGTGAAATGA
- the cobO gene encoding cob(I)yrinic acid a,c-diamide adenosyltransferase, with translation MVEDKMINEGDAERHRAKTAKRKAVQDAEVAGKTIEKGLLIVNTGPGKGKTTAAFGLALRMLGYGKRVGVVQFIKGKWHTGEKDAFAAFGDRVVWHAMGEGFTWETQDLKRDIAAAEAAWAKALELMADPSISLVVLDELNIALRYDYLDLEKVVVALKARRGDLHVIVTGRNAKPLLVEAADLVTEMGLTKHHFSAGVKAQQGIEF, from the coding sequence ATGGTCGAAGACAAGATGATTAACGAGGGGGACGCCGAGCGCCATCGCGCCAAGACGGCCAAGCGCAAGGCGGTGCAGGATGCCGAGGTTGCCGGCAAGACGATCGAGAAAGGACTGCTGATCGTCAACACCGGGCCGGGCAAGGGCAAGACCACTGCCGCCTTCGGCCTGGCGCTGAGGATGCTGGGTTACGGCAAGCGCGTCGGCGTGGTCCAGTTCATCAAGGGCAAGTGGCACACCGGCGAGAAGGACGCCTTCGCGGCCTTTGGCGACCGCGTCGTCTGGCATGCGATGGGCGAAGGGTTCACCTGGGAGACGCAGGATTTGAAGCGCGACATCGCCGCCGCCGAAGCCGCCTGGGCCAAGGCGCTCGAACTCATGGCCGACCCGTCGATCAGCCTCGTGGTGCTCGACGAGCTCAACATCGCGCTACGCTACGATTATCTCGACCTGGAAAAGGTGGTCGTGGCCCTGAAGGCGCGTCGGGGCGATCTGCATGTCATCGTCACCGGCCGCAACGCCAAGCCGCTGCTCGTCGAGGCGGCCGATCTCGTCACCGAAATGGGGCTGACCAAGCACCATTTCTCGGCGGGCGTCAAAGCGCAGCAGGGGATCGAGTTCTAA
- the cbiB gene encoding adenosylcobinamide-phosphate synthase CbiB translates to MSILIAFLSLAVERVLGYPDWLFNAIGHPVTWIGRLISFLDRRLNRATDSDEIRRRQGVRALLIILLVPGLIGFALHVLLWLIFPTGLVIAAVLGSALLSQKSLAEHVEEVADALETGGLTLGRIAVSRIVGRDPEKLDKAGVARAAIESLAENFSDGIVAPAFWTGVGGLAGGAAYKAANTADSMIGHRTPKHEAFGRAAARFDDLINLPASRLTGLLIVLAAFLVPGADPRSAWQVMRRDARKHRSPNAGWPEAAMAGALGLSLAGPRSYGGEVVEDAFMGEGGRREAESTDIRQALKLYRVADWLLLGLFAVLSAIVIYLSISISGQGASTP, encoded by the coding sequence ATGTCTATCCTGATCGCTTTCCTGTCACTCGCCGTCGAACGGGTCCTCGGCTATCCGGACTGGCTGTTCAACGCCATCGGCCATCCGGTCACCTGGATCGGCAGGCTGATATCCTTTCTCGATCGCCGGCTCAACCGCGCCACAGATTCCGACGAAATCCGTCGCCGCCAGGGTGTGCGGGCGTTGCTCATTATCTTGCTGGTGCCTGGCCTCATCGGCTTTGCGCTGCATGTCCTGCTCTGGCTGATCTTCCCGACGGGTCTGGTCATTGCAGCCGTCCTCGGTTCCGCGCTGCTGTCGCAGAAAAGCCTCGCCGAGCATGTCGAGGAGGTCGCGGATGCGCTGGAGACCGGCGGCCTGACGCTTGGCCGCATCGCCGTTTCCCGTATTGTCGGCCGCGATCCTGAAAAGTTGGACAAGGCAGGCGTCGCCCGTGCCGCGATCGAAAGCCTGGCCGAGAATTTCTCCGACGGCATCGTCGCGCCCGCCTTCTGGACCGGCGTCGGTGGTCTCGCTGGCGGCGCTGCCTACAAGGCCGCCAACACCGCCGATTCGATGATCGGCCACCGCACGCCGAAACACGAAGCCTTCGGCCGTGCGGCCGCCCGCTTCGACGATCTGATCAACCTGCCTGCATCGCGGTTGACCGGCCTGCTCATCGTGCTGGCGGCCTTCCTTGTCCCGGGCGCGGATCCCCGTAGCGCCTGGCAAGTCATGCGGCGCGATGCCAGGAAACACCGCTCGCCCAATGCCGGCTGGCCGGAGGCGGCGATGGCCGGCGCGCTGGGGCTGTCACTCGCCGGTCCGCGCAGCTATGGCGGCGAGGTCGTCGAGGACGCCTTCATGGGCGAAGGCGGCCGCCGCGAGGCCGAGAGCACCGACATCCGCCAGGCGCTGAAGCTCTATCGTGTCGCCGACTGGCTGCTGCTTGGCCTGTTCGCGGTGCTGTCGGCGATCGTGATCTACCTGAGCATTTCGATCAGCGGCCAAGGCGCCAGCACACCTTAG
- the cobD gene encoding threonine-phosphate decarboxylase CobD, whose translation MKLLSGAIAAVDHGGSLGRASALFPHAPQPFVDLSTGINPHSYPLFELPATALTRLPEAGQLRELAEIAAAAYGAPSAAHVAAAPGTQILLPRVASLVRPGKVLVLGPTYAEHARAAAIAGHAVAEVSDFDALAEADLAVLVNPNNPDGRVIEKPRLLDLAALLHAKGGLLVVDEAFMDVGPVEHSLAGNVGEGGIVVLRSFGKFFGLAGVRLGFALTDALTAERLDAQLGPWAVAGPALEYGIRALSDAAWQADMRQRLAQDAGRLDILLGRFDVPVSGGTSLFRYLSFAGAPGLFSALGEQGVLVRHFAERPGVLRIGLPGSEPEWQRLESALAAWAARRKDAPKESGQ comes from the coding sequence ATGAAGCTTCTAAGCGGCGCGATCGCGGCGGTTGATCATGGCGGCAGCCTCGGCCGGGCAAGCGCGCTTTTTCCTCATGCGCCACAACCTTTCGTGGACCTCTCGACAGGTATCAACCCGCACTCCTATCCGCTTTTCGAATTGCCCGCCACCGCCCTGACCCGATTGCCGGAGGCAGGACAACTGCGCGAATTGGCCGAAATTGCGGCTGCGGCCTACGGCGCGCCATCTGCGGCGCATGTGGCGGCGGCGCCCGGCACGCAAATTCTGCTGCCGCGCGTGGCTTCGCTGGTACGGCCCGGCAAGGTGCTGGTGCTCGGCCCGACCTATGCCGAACACGCCCGCGCCGCAGCTATTGCCGGCCATGCGGTCGCGGAAGTCAGCGACTTCGACGCGCTGGCCGAGGCGGACCTCGCGGTGCTGGTCAATCCTAACAATCCGGACGGGCGAGTGATCGAAAAGCCGCGCCTGCTTGACCTCGCGGCGCTGCTTCACGCCAAGGGTGGGCTGCTCGTCGTCGACGAGGCCTTCATGGATGTCGGCCCGGTCGAGCATAGCCTGGCCGGCAATGTCGGGGAGGGCGGCATTGTCGTGCTGCGCTCGTTCGGCAAGTTTTTTGGCCTGGCGGGTGTTCGGCTTGGCTTCGCGCTGACGGATGCGCTGACGGCCGAGCGGCTGGATGCGCAACTGGGGCCTTGGGCCGTGGCCGGTCCGGCGCTCGAATATGGCATCCGCGCCTTGTCGGATGCGGCATGGCAGGCCGATATGCGGCAACGCCTGGCACAGGATGCCGGTCGCCTCGACATCCTGCTTGGCCGATTCGACGTTCCGGTCTCCGGCGGTACCTCGCTTTTCCGCTATCTGTCTTTCGCGGGTGCACCGGGCCTGTTTTCGGCACTCGGCGAGCAGGGCGTGCTGGTCCGCCATTTCGCCGAGCGTCCCGGGGTCCTGCGCATCGGCTTGCCGGGCAGCGAACCAGAATGGCAGCGCCTTGAAAGCGCCCTTGCCGCCTGGGCCGCACGGCGTAAGGATGCGCCGAAGGAGTCCGGACAATGA
- a CDS encoding tyrosine phosphatase family protein, producing the protein MIHVCSLSKVDETVARTGAQRLLSLLAAGTEVARPASILAENHLHLVMHDIAVAQEGMTMPGEEHVRALLDFAYRWDRVRPLVVHCYAGVSRSTASAYIIAAALAPQRDEMELAKALRFLSPTATPNPRLIAVADMLLQRDGRMIAAIEAIGRGADAFEGIPFELPIEG; encoded by the coding sequence ATGATCCATGTCTGTTCGCTGTCGAAGGTCGACGAGACCGTGGCAAGGACCGGCGCGCAGCGCTTGCTGTCACTGCTTGCCGCGGGCACGGAAGTGGCGCGCCCGGCTTCGATCCTGGCGGAAAACCATCTGCATCTCGTCATGCACGACATCGCCGTGGCGCAGGAAGGCATGACGATGCCGGGCGAGGAGCATGTGCGGGCCTTGCTGGATTTCGCCTATCGCTGGGATCGCGTGAGGCCGCTGGTCGTGCACTGTTATGCCGGCGTCAGCCGCTCGACTGCTTCGGCCTATATCATCGCGGCGGCTCTGGCGCCGCAGCGTGACGAGATGGAACTCGCGAAGGCGCTGCGCTTCCTGTCGCCGACAGCGACGCCCAATCCACGGCTAATCGCGGTTGCCGACATGCTGCTTCAGCGGGACGGCCGCATGATCGCGGCGATCGAGGCGATCGGGCGCGGCGCGGATGCTTTCGAAGGGATACCCTTCGAGCTCCCTATCGAGGGGTAG